The DNA region CATGAAATGGTAGGTCAGTCCGGCAGTCAGTTCAAAAGTGGCATTGTTGGCGTTGAAACGGCTTTTAGTTTTGCTGAAGTCTCCTTGCATATCATATACGATAGCTGGTTTGATACCGAGTGTCCATGCTTTTTCCTCACCTAGGTTGAAGTTCAAGTTTAGACCAAGGCGTGTAGACCAGGAATTTGTATCACCGGGGCCATTCTGATAGTAATGTAGCCAGCCGATACCTGTCAGAGTCTCGATTTCAAAAATGCGTGGTTCGCCCATATAACCTCCCAAGAGATTCATCAGGTTGACTTTACCGAGTAAGCTCACTTCGGAAGCATCAAATGCAGTTTTGCTGGCTGAGGTATTTACATATCCCATACCTTGAATACCTAGACCGAATATAGGAGTAAGTTGTTTTCCGATTCCGAATCCGAAGGCCGGTCGGGCATTTTTTAAGAAGGAGCTGTGAGTCAAAGGGGTTACAGCACCAGCTTTCAGTTCAATAGACCAGTTATCACCAGGGCGTGTGCCTTCAAGGGCCGTACGGTCATTTTGCGCATGCATGGTAAGAATACTCATGCTTAGTGCTAAAACAAAGATAGATTTTTTCATAATTAAATAAATTAATAGTAATACAATAAATATGTCACACACGTTGTATTGTCTGTTGTGTAGTTATGACTATGTATAATCTAATGAATTGCTTTGTCATAACCTTTGTTTAAAAAACAGCCCGTTAAAAAGGATGGTTCGAAAAACAGAAATGGATTTAACATCTATTTAAGAAGTCGGAGGGTGCCAGAAACCTGTATTAGCTGTGAAAGTACATCATAGATATATAAGGTGCAAATTCTTGGATTTATATATAACGGCATCAAATATAACTTTATATATACATGAGTTTTTTAACACAAATGTCTGTTGAAATGACAAATATTCATCAAACAAATATTCTTTTGATGCTGTTTTTTTTATAGAGATACAAATCATAGTATTAATTAAAAACCTGACAATTATGAAAAAATTAAGTTTAGCAGAGCTTAAGGGCAGAGTGTCCTGGGGCAGTGTTTTTGGCGGTGTCATGACTGTATTGGCAATATCCGTGTTGTTGTCTATTCTAAATTCAAGTATCGGATTGTTTATGTTTGATCCTTTGTCTGGACATCCGGCTTCAGGCATAGGTACTGCTGTAGGGATTGGTTCCGCCGTCATTCTGATTACTGGCATGGCTGCAGGTGGTTTTGTTGCTGGAAAACTGGCCGGTATGGACGGAATGATACATGGATTTTTAGTTTGGGCTACCACACTGATTGTTGCCGTCGTATTAGGTGTTTTTTTGGCTGCTGGTGCGGTAAAAATGACGGCAAATGCGCTTGGGGCTGTTTCGTCAGTTACGGGCGGTGTCTTGTCCGGAGCAGGTTACGCTGTCGGAAGTGGTATTTCTGCATTGTCTGAAGAAGCGGAAGAAGTATTTGGAAAGATTGATTTCAATGCGACTCTGAAAGAAGAAAACATACCACAGAATATACGTGCCGCACTTGTCA from Bacteroides sp. MSB163 includes:
- a CDS encoding OmpA family protein, with amino-acid sequence MKKSIFVLALSMSILTMHAQNDRTALEGTRPGDNWSIELKAGAVTPLTHSSFLKNARPAFGFGIGKQLTPIFGLGIQGMGYVNTSASKTAFDASEVSLLGKVNLMNLLGGYMGEPRIFEIETLTGIGWLHYYQNGPGDTNSWSTRLGLNLNFNLGEEKAWTLGIKPAIVYDMQGDFSKTKSRFNANNATFELTAGLTYHFMCSNGSHHFTTVKPYDPVEVGELNDAVNRLRSQLSDKDMQLSNAVQQANNLQKELADCRTQAANIETVVKTNRIPESIITFRQGKSVVDASQLPNVERVAIYMKKHPEAKVVIKGYASPEGNLAFNEKLAKARAQAVKSILVKKYKINDTRITAEGQGIGDMFSEPDWNRVSICTIEEGK